The Vicia villosa cultivar HV-30 ecotype Madison, WI linkage group LG1, Vvil1.0, whole genome shotgun sequence genome includes a region encoding these proteins:
- the LOC131644107 gene encoding probable adenylate kinase 1, chloroplastic, with translation MAAVTRLSTRVSSIAKRYLSSELTSRAPLPLVPTRGEDQKNRHVRWVFLGCPGVGKGTYASRLSNLIGVPHIATGDLVREELASSGPLSSQLSEIVNQGQLVSDEIIINLLSKRLLAGEAKGALGFILDGFPRTIKQAEILEGVTDIDLVINLRLREDVLLEKCLGRRICNECGGNFNVASIDIKAENGSPGIVMAPLLPPVNCMSKLTTRSDDTEPVVKERLRIYNELSRPVEEFYRNRGKLLEFNLPGGIPESWPKLLHALSLDDYEDKHSATA, from the exons ATGGCGGCCGTTACCCGCCTTTCTACGCGCGTCTCTTCCATCGCAAAGCGATATCTATCCTCCGAGCTCACCTCCCGCGCGCCACTCCCTCTTGTTCCTACGCGCGGAGAAGATCAGAAGAACCGCCACGTACGGTGGGTCTTCCTCGGTTGTCCTGGCGTCGGGAAAGGGACATACGCTAGCCGTTTATCTAATCTCATCGGCGTTCCTCACATCGCCACCGGTGATCTCGTTCGCGAAGAACTCGCTTCCTCTGGTCCCCTCTCTTCACAG CTATCAGAAATTGTAAATCAAGGTCAACTGGTGTCAGatgaaattattataaatttattgtcAAAGAGACTTCTTGCCGGGGAAGCTAAAGGTGCTCTGGGATTTATTCTTGATGGTTTTCCGCGAACAATTAAGCAAGCA GAAATATTGGAAGGGGTAACTGATATTGACTTGGTTATCAATCTAAGGCTTCGAGAAGATGTACTGCTTGAGAAATGCCTTGGTAGGAGGATTTGCAATGAGTGTGGAGGAAATTTTAATGTTGCTTCCATTGACATCAAGGCTGAGAATGGAAGCCCTGGAATTGTCATGGCTCCGCTTCTTCCTCCTGTCAATTGTATGTCGAAGCTCACTACTCGGTCAGATGATACTGAACCAGTTGTCAAAGAAAGGCTTCGGATATACAATGAATTG AGTCGGCCTGTGGAGGAGTTTTACCGCAACAGAGGAAAATTATTAGAGTTTAATCTACCTGGAGGAATCCCAGAATCTTGGCCAAAGTTGCTACATGCTCTTAGTCTTGATGATTATGAGGATAAGCACTCTGCTACAGCATAA